The Streptomyces sp. NBC_01244 genome contains a region encoding:
- a CDS encoding FAD-dependent oxidoreductase: MLNSAHAHHADVVIVGAGVSGLAAAHHLIAAGVTVIVLEGADDPGGRMATETVDGFRLDRIGQLLNTAYTEPARTPGLEGLVLKPFAPGALVHSDGRTLRAGALTPARALTSGSLDQARIGAALARLAALPEERLLARPERTAHAALSSRSLGTTLRPLLAALLRDPALGTSSRVADAALRTFARGRLAVPEGGAATLPGLLAAALPPGTVRTGVRVRSVATNLVTTEEHGDFSCRSAVLATGARAAAELLPGLRVPAFHQVTVLHHATTTPLAWDGSLLLDGDPDWPVAHTAVMSAVDPTRAPAGRSLVTTTVLGPPPPTRTVASRLARLYETATRDWELLAVHHTPEAVPAMPPPQDTRRTVRVLAGLYVCGDHRDTNTVEGALRSSRRAAAAVLRDFGIPVPSTPQAALPVAA, translated from the coding sequence GTGCTCAACAGCGCACACGCACACCATGCGGACGTGGTCATCGTAGGAGCCGGAGTCTCCGGACTCGCGGCAGCGCACCACCTGATCGCGGCCGGAGTCACGGTCATCGTCCTGGAGGGCGCCGACGATCCCGGCGGCCGGATGGCCACCGAGACGGTGGACGGCTTCCGGCTCGACCGGATCGGCCAGCTCCTCAACACCGCCTACACCGAACCGGCCCGCACCCCGGGCCTGGAAGGCCTGGTCCTCAAGCCCTTCGCACCCGGCGCCCTCGTCCACAGCGACGGCCGAACCCTGCGCGCCGGCGCCCTCACCCCCGCCCGCGCCCTGACCAGCGGCTCCCTCGACCAGGCCAGGATCGGCGCGGCGCTCGCCCGCCTCGCCGCCCTGCCCGAGGAACGCCTGCTGGCCCGCCCCGAGCGCACCGCGCACGCGGCCCTGAGCTCCAGGAGCCTCGGTACGACGCTGCGCCCGCTCCTCGCCGCGCTCCTGCGCGACCCCGCACTCGGCACCTCCAGCCGCGTCGCCGACGCGGCTCTGCGCACCTTCGCGCGCGGCCGCCTCGCCGTGCCCGAAGGAGGCGCCGCCACCCTGCCCGGACTGCTCGCCGCCGCGCTGCCGCCCGGCACCGTGCGCACCGGGGTCCGGGTCCGCTCCGTCGCCACCAACCTGGTCACCACCGAGGAACACGGCGACTTCAGCTGCCGCTCCGCCGTCCTGGCCACCGGCGCCCGGGCCGCCGCCGAACTGCTCCCGGGCCTGCGCGTGCCCGCCTTCCACCAGGTGACCGTGCTGCACCACGCCACCACCACCCCGCTCGCCTGGGACGGCTCGCTGCTCCTGGACGGGGACCCGGACTGGCCGGTCGCCCACACCGCGGTGATGAGCGCGGTCGACCCGACGCGCGCCCCGGCCGGCCGGAGCCTGGTCACCACCACCGTGCTCGGCCCGCCGCCGCCCACCCGGACGGTCGCGTCCCGCCTGGCCCGGCTCTACGAGACCGCGACCCGCGACTGGGAGCTGCTCGCCGTCCACCACACCCCCGAGGCCGTCCCCGCCATGCCGCCGCCGCAGGACACCCGGCGCACCGTCCGGGTCCTGGCCGGTCTGTACGTGTGCGGCGACCACCGGGACACCAACACCGTCGAGGGTGCCCTGCGCTCGTCCCGCCGCGCCGCGGCCGCGGTCCTCCGCGACTTCGGCATCCCCGTCCCGTCCACCCCACAAGCCGCCCTCCCGGTAGCGGCCTGA
- a CDS encoding TIGR01777 family oxidoreductase, with protein MRIAVTGATGLIGSALGRSLKADGHELVRFVRREPAGPGEARWDPARGYVDPAGLAGCAAVVHLAGAGVGDHRWTAAYKREIRDSRVKGTAAIASAVAAMDEPPATLVCGTAVGYYGDTGDRWIDEDAPAGEGFLSEVCVAWEAAAAPARDAGIRTVFARTGLVVSAGGGAWGKLFPIFKAGIGGRLGNGRQYWSHISMHDEIAALRHIIDTPALAGPVNLTAPEPLTNREVTAAMGRVLHRPAVFAVPAPVMRVVLGEFAQDVLGSQRVRPARLLESGFVFRYPGIEESIRAALEA; from the coding sequence ATGCGTATCGCGGTCACCGGTGCCACCGGGCTCATCGGCAGCGCCCTCGGGCGGTCACTGAAGGCGGACGGACACGAACTGGTCCGCTTCGTGCGGCGGGAGCCGGCCGGGCCCGGCGAGGCACGGTGGGACCCCGCGCGCGGGTACGTGGACCCGGCCGGGCTCGCCGGGTGCGCAGCCGTCGTGCACCTCGCCGGGGCCGGGGTCGGGGACCACCGCTGGACGGCCGCCTACAAGCGGGAGATCCGCGACAGCAGGGTCAAGGGCACGGCCGCCATCGCCTCCGCCGTGGCCGCCATGGACGAGCCGCCCGCGACGCTCGTCTGCGGCACCGCCGTCGGGTACTACGGCGACACGGGCGACCGGTGGATCGACGAGGACGCCCCGGCGGGGGAGGGGTTCCTCTCCGAGGTGTGCGTCGCGTGGGAGGCCGCCGCGGCGCCCGCCCGGGACGCCGGGATCCGGACCGTGTTCGCCCGTACCGGACTGGTCGTCTCCGCCGGGGGCGGGGCCTGGGGGAAGCTGTTCCCGATCTTCAAGGCCGGTATCGGCGGCCGCCTCGGCAACGGCCGCCAGTACTGGTCGCACATCTCGATGCACGACGAGATCGCCGCCCTGCGCCACATCATCGACACCCCGGCCCTGGCCGGGCCGGTGAACCTGACCGCCCCCGAGCCCCTGACCAACCGCGAGGTCACCGCCGCGATGGGCCGGGTCCTGCACCGCCCGGCGGTGTTCGCCGTGCCCGCGCCGGTCATGCGCGTGGTGCTCGGGGAGTTCGCCCAGGACGTGCTGGGCAGTCAGCGGGTGCGTCCCGCCCGGCTGCTGGAGTCCGGGTTCGTCTTCCGGTACCCGGGGATCGAGGAGTCGATCAGGGCCGCGCTGGAGGCCTGA
- a CDS encoding VIT1/CCC1 transporter family protein — protein MTETDGAAGRSAAISTRLNWLRAGVLGANDGIISTAGLVVGVAGATTSRTAILAAGVAGLLAGALSMAAGEYVSVSSQRDSEKAALDVERRELAESPQEELEELTGLLVGRGLSEPVAREAAEQLTERDALRAHARVELGINPDELANPWHAAVASLVAFTVGALLPLLAIVLPGASQRVPVTVVAVLLSLTLCGMLSARLGGAPAARAILRNVTGGALAMAVTYAVGTWLGAAT, from the coding sequence GTGACGGAAACGGATGGTGCGGCGGGGCGGAGCGCGGCGATCAGTACCCGGCTGAACTGGCTGCGCGCGGGGGTGCTCGGCGCGAACGACGGCATCATCTCCACGGCGGGGCTGGTCGTCGGTGTCGCCGGAGCCACGACCTCGCGGACGGCGATCCTGGCGGCGGGGGTCGCCGGGCTGCTGGCGGGCGCGCTGTCGATGGCGGCCGGGGAGTACGTGTCGGTCAGCTCCCAGCGGGACTCGGAGAAGGCTGCGCTGGACGTGGAGCGGCGCGAGCTGGCGGAGTCGCCGCAGGAGGAGCTGGAGGAGCTGACGGGGCTGCTGGTGGGCAGGGGGTTGAGCGAGCCGGTGGCCCGGGAGGCGGCGGAACAGCTGACGGAGCGGGACGCGCTGCGGGCGCACGCGCGGGTGGAGCTGGGGATCAACCCCGACGAGCTGGCCAACCCCTGGCACGCGGCGGTGGCGAGCCTGGTGGCGTTCACGGTCGGGGCGCTGCTGCCGCTGCTGGCGATCGTCCTGCCGGGGGCGTCCCAGAGGGTCCCGGTGACCGTGGTCGCGGTCCTGCTGTCCCTGACCCTGTGCGGGATGCTCAGCGCACGGCTGGGCGGCGCGCCCGCGGCCCGTGCGATCCTGCGCAACGTCACCGGCGGCGCGCTGGCCATGGCGGTGACCTACGCGGTCGGCACCTGGCTGGGAGCGGCCACCTGA
- a CDS encoding PP2C family protein-serine/threonine phosphatase, whose product MRRRREEPGWLRGAPPPRWARLAPAVALVVLVFVQRITPGDVELGYFLAGLPPVAAFAYGAAGTAVFAGVVLVLIGLPSLGIAHAQGSDLGTVAVIGLLSIVVAWVRKRRDAQLVSVRTVAEAAQLAVLPPVPERVGAVGCAGLYRAAQHGTLVGGDLYDVRVGPYGVRALIGDVQGHGLAAVGTVASLLGAFREGVLDDAELTTVAARLDRRLLADSAAESVAHAELFATAALLEFPPGLDLVRIVSCGHPPPLLLRGFGVSEVEVDPGPPLGLGLAGPTPAAPAELRILPGDRLVMYTDGVTEARDAAGNFYPLAARVPVLASDPAGLAEAVWRDLRSFTGGGPRDDVALLVLSLSPEPGGEPGGAPDRAPGRARGGGPGAR is encoded by the coding sequence GTGAGACGCCGACGCGAGGAGCCGGGCTGGCTGCGCGGGGCGCCGCCGCCGCGCTGGGCCCGCCTCGCGCCGGCGGTGGCCCTTGTCGTGCTGGTGTTCGTGCAGCGGATCACCCCGGGCGACGTCGAGCTGGGCTACTTCCTGGCCGGTCTCCCCCCGGTGGCCGCCTTCGCCTACGGGGCCGCCGGGACCGCCGTCTTCGCCGGAGTGGTGCTGGTCCTCATCGGCCTGCCCTCGCTCGGGATCGCCCACGCCCAGGGCTCCGACCTCGGGACCGTCGCGGTGATCGGGCTGCTCAGCATCGTGGTCGCCTGGGTCCGAAAACGCCGGGACGCCCAGCTGGTGAGCGTGCGCACCGTCGCGGAGGCGGCGCAGCTCGCGGTGCTGCCGCCCGTCCCCGAACGGGTCGGCGCGGTCGGCTGCGCGGGCCTCTACCGGGCGGCCCAGCACGGCACCCTGGTCGGCGGCGACCTGTACGACGTACGGGTCGGCCCCTACGGCGTGCGCGCGCTGATCGGCGACGTCCAGGGCCACGGCCTGGCCGCCGTCGGCACCGTGGCCTCGCTGCTCGGCGCCTTCCGGGAAGGGGTCCTGGACGACGCGGAGCTCACGACGGTGGCGGCCCGGCTGGACCGGCGGCTGCTCGCGGACTCGGCGGCCGAGTCGGTGGCGCACGCGGAGCTCTTCGCGACGGCGGCGCTGCTGGAGTTCCCGCCCGGGCTGGACCTCGTACGGATCGTGTCGTGCGGGCATCCCCCGCCCCTGCTGCTACGGGGTTTCGGGGTCTCGGAGGTCGAGGTGGACCCGGGGCCTCCGCTGGGCCTGGGCCTGGCCGGCCCCACCCCGGCGGCGCCGGCGGAGCTCCGGATCCTCCCCGGGGACCGGCTGGTGATGTATACGGACGGGGTGACGGAGGCTCGCGACGCGGCGGGGAACTTCTACCCGCTGGCCGCGCGCGTGCCCGTACTGGCGTCGGATCCGGCGGGGCTGGCCGAGGCGGTGTGGCGGGACTTGCGGTCCTTCACCGGGGGCGGGCCGCGCGACGACGTGGCCCTGCTGGTGCTGTCCCTGTCCCCGGAGCCGGGCGGGGAGCCGGGCGGGGCGCCGGACCGGGCTCCGGGCCGGGCTCGGGGCGGGGGACCCGGCGCACGGTGA
- a CDS encoding polysaccharide deacetylase family protein produces the protein MRAPYKHNQRITAVIAAAGAVALVTGAIVVGLAGEEAVAEPDSAQNQQIEAPAPLRVGSALVRAAEDGGKVVNLTLDDGPDPRWTPKALELLEAHDAKATFCLTGPNAKKHPDLVKEITSAGHRLCNHAVGHDTAMDKKDVAYQEKEIMDAKRMIDEASGTARIWYYRAPGGAFTPESREFAARAGMANLGWNVDPGDFDRPGADTIVSTVQEQLKTKGPTILMHDGGGDRSQSVEALEKLLPWLKEQGYGFSFPKIPEAG, from the coding sequence ATGCGCGCACCGTACAAACACAACCAGCGGATCACGGCGGTCATCGCGGCGGCCGGCGCCGTCGCCCTGGTCACCGGCGCGATCGTGGTCGGCCTGGCCGGGGAAGAGGCGGTGGCGGAACCGGATTCGGCGCAGAACCAGCAGATCGAGGCCCCCGCCCCGCTCCGGGTGGGATCGGCCCTGGTGCGCGCGGCCGAGGACGGGGGCAAGGTCGTCAACCTCACCCTCGACGACGGCCCGGACCCGAGGTGGACCCCGAAGGCGCTCGAACTCCTCGAGGCCCACGACGCGAAGGCCACCTTCTGTCTGACCGGGCCGAACGCGAAGAAGCATCCGGACCTGGTGAAGGAGATCACCTCGGCCGGCCACCGCCTGTGCAACCACGCGGTCGGCCACGACACGGCCATGGACAAGAAGGACGTCGCGTACCAGGAGAAGGAGATCATGGACGCGAAGCGGATGATCGACGAGGCGAGCGGTACCGCCCGCATCTGGTACTACCGCGCCCCCGGCGGCGCCTTCACCCCCGAGAGCCGCGAGTTCGCGGCCCGCGCCGGGATGGCCAACCTCGGCTGGAACGTCGACCCCGGCGACTTCGACCGGCCCGGCGCGGACACGATCGTCAGCACCGTGCAGGAGCAGTTGAAGACCAAAGGGCCGACGATCCTCATGCACGACGGGGGCGGCGACCGCTCGCAGTCCGTCGAGGCCCTCGAAAAGCTGCTGCCGTGGCTCAAGGAGCAGGGCTACGGATTCAGCTTCCCGAAGATCCCCGAGGCGGGCTGA
- a CDS encoding ArsC/Spx/MgsR family protein yields MEIWINPACSKCRSALTLLDAEGAEYTVRRYLEDVPSEAEIREVLGRLGLEPWDITRTSDPLAKETGVRDLPREETDEARGAWISHLAAHPKLIQRPIITAEDGTAVVARSEEAVREALSRTAQGQP; encoded by the coding sequence ATGGAGATCTGGATCAATCCCGCCTGCTCGAAGTGCCGCAGCGCACTGACCCTGCTGGACGCGGAGGGCGCCGAGTACACCGTCCGCCGCTACCTGGAGGACGTGCCCTCCGAAGCCGAGATCCGCGAGGTCCTGGGCCGGCTGGGCCTGGAGCCCTGGGACATCACCCGCACCTCGGACCCCCTGGCCAAGGAGACGGGCGTACGGGACCTGCCGCGCGAGGAGACCGACGAGGCCCGCGGAGCCTGGATCAGCCACCTGGCGGCGCACCCGAAGCTGATCCAGCGCCCGATCATCACGGCCGAGGACGGCACGGCGGTGGTGGCCCGCTCGGAGGAGGCCGTCCGAGAGGCCCTCTCCCGCACGGCCCAGGGTCAGCCCTAG